GGTATCACGGCCAGCTGTGGTAGTGTTTTGTTCTTGTTCAGTATGTTTGGTGTTACTTTGATGGCTCGTGGACTTAGGGGTTTCCTCCTGAATTGTAGGCAGGGCACCGTGGTCTGCATCGATATTATCCGTGCAGTTCTCCTGGCTAGTCGTTGTGAAGTCGTTCTGTGGAGCAGGAGACTGCTGATGAGCGGTACTGGTAGGGCTAGACTGGCTAATGTTCCGACGATTGGTTgtttcgtcgtcgtcctgcACAGTAGGAGATTGGAAATCGTCTTGCCTACGAGATGTTTGGGGATGGCCCCCCTGATGCCTCGTCGTAAGCTCCCTCTCCCCGTTAGTATGTGTAAAGCCGGTGTCGCCAGAAGACTGTAATGGGGTCCTGTCGCGCGCGGGCATGGGGTAGTTTGTACGATCGCTACCCACACCGGAATGGTGCTCATCAATCCATGTGTGGTTCTTGTTGCTCTGTTTAGCTTGACCCAGCATCATTCCGTAATCGTTCTCACCGTCGTCCACCCCAAGATCACCAGCTGCGCTGTTCATTTCGTCGATGTCATCCTCGTTCTCGCTTTCGTCTTCCCtgtgcttcttcctcctcgtcgtggTCGtggtcgtcttcttcttgtccgtgGAACGCTCTTTCGTGGAAtgcttcttgctgctgctcttctccttgctGGACTTATGGCTCGaccttttctttctctgGTTGGGGCCCCCCGCCAACCACCAGATCCACGGCGGTGCCGATGGCGGCGGTTGTTGCGAGtgtctcttcttctgcttcttctccttctcttcacctcttgccttgacctcgtccggctccttctccttgggcttTTTCGacatcttgagcttggtcATCTTGTCGGGCATGATGTTGTCTTGTTGAAGGGACGGGCGTTCCTCGGGGTTTTCAGAAGTATCGGAAACTATATTTGTTTGCAGCAGATGCAAAGGAGCCTCACTGACGACGAGACTGCCCGACATATAGTCCATGATGTGAGAAAATGACTAGAGACCGTTATCAGCTGCCTCCCGGGCACAAACGTGATGTGATGCTGCGCCTGGGTTCGTTGGGTTGTTCATACCAAGCTTTTCACGTCCATGAAAGCTTGGTCTCTATTTGGGTGACTCTAGGGAATGGTGGTACACAAGCAATGTACAACGAGCAACACTTTTTTTCCACATGGCATCACGCCCACTCATCATCAGGCAAACCAGCTCGTCAgcaacacacacacgcacgcaTGCAAACGCACCTACACCCCCCTCAGCTGCGTGTTATCCCTCTTGTCCATGGGCGTGTATCTCTCCTTGAGCACCTCCTCCACTGTCTGCTTTGGCTCGGCCTCGGGCTTGACGAAGCGCTGCTGGAGCGCCCTCTCCACGGGTGATAGCACCGGCACCGCCACACTGCCGTCCTCCTGCGCAATGTCCAcattctccttgtccttgctgtGATCCAGGGCCGCGTGGGCAAACTCCTTGCTCTCAGCCTTGACCTTTTGGAAGGCACTCTTCGCAGCCGCAGCGACCTTGCCGCTGGCCTCGCCCAACTtagcagcctcctccttcacaaTAGGCTTGATAGTAGATTCGGCTCCCTCTGAAGGGTTGCCAAAGGCTCGGCTCCACAGCCGCGACGCCGTATCCTCGAGACCCTCGCGCACCTCAACCCAGTCGGTGCGCTGCACCCAATGCACGGCGTTCATGACTTCGGTGTTCCATCGCTCCTTTGCGACCTCGACGGCGTTGGCCCGCTGGGCGGCGGCGACTTCGGACCGTGTAGGGGGTGGCAGCGGCGGGAAGGGATCGATCAGGCCCTGGATGGCGAGGGCCTGGGATCGGAGGGCCTGACCTTGTTGCTCGCGGGTGCGCTGGTGGGCGAGAACTGAGAGGTAGGCGAGggagagggtgagggtgaCACCGCCGGTCTTGCATAGAAGTCAGCATTCAATCGCCAGTTGTTTAAATGAATTGAATCGCGTACAAAGCCGGTGGTGAAGCCCATGGTTAGAGCTTTGTCTGTGCCCGGTAGaccgagatggatgatgcgGCAATTTGCGGGTTGCTCAGGTATCGCGAGACTGGCCAATTCGTTGCAAGATGGTCGATCAAGGCCTAGATGCAACGTCTCATAGCGCGCCCGAGCTCAATTGCCCCCAGGATCGCGTGCAATTAATTCCCTTGGAGGGGGATGTTGTAAGGTTGGTGGTGGGTTGACGTAGCTTCCATTGGATCTCAAGGCCCTCTTTGCCGTTCTCGGCAGACGAGACGTGCCGGCTCCGAAAATTCCAAGCCAAAAATTTCCACTGCAAACCACCAAAacgaccaccaccaccaccaagagaAGCGCCATATCGGAGGAGCCGCCCACGTGCACAACCACGACAAGTTGAAAGTCGGCCCCCGATCCTTTCGAATTGCAATCGCATCGAACCGAAGTTTACCTCTACGGCCCTGCACTTCTAGCCATCCGCTACAATGGCTGGTGGGCTCGTCAAGTACCGGCATCTGAGCCGCAACTCTGCGGCTCGAATGGCCCTGTTGCGCGGTCTCGTCACCCAGCTCGTCAAATATGAACACATCCACACCACTTATGCAAAGGCAAAGGAGGCCCAGCGCATGGCGGAGAAGCTGATTACCCTGGCCAAGAGGGACAATGAGCCCTCGCGGAGATCAGCACAGGGCATCCTATACGTACGTCGACTGGAGGGGTCGTTCTTGTCGGATCAATTGCGAGGGACATGATGCTGATAGGACAATCTCCGTTGTAGACACCACACACCCTCCTTCCTAAGCTTATGGGAGAGCTAAGGAACCGATATCTCACTCGTGAGGGAGGCTACACCCGTGTCGTCCGCACAGAGTCCAAGAACACCTACGACCAGGGCGAGAGCGCCATCCTCGAGTTCGTCGACGGCCCCAAGGACTCGCGCTTCATGATGACGGCCAAGACGGTCGCCCGCGACCGCATGCTCGGCCAGGAGCACACCCCCGTCACCCGGACCAACATCAAGAAGGTGACACAGTTCCGCGGCGAGAAGCCTTTTGAGGATATGGTACAAAAGTTCCTGCTCCTCAAGGTCGAAGGAGACAACGTCGCCAGCGACACCAAGCCCCGAGATGAGAGCAGTTTGGCagaggtcgaggccgagaagacgGCGGATAAGAACGCCGAGAAGGCGAGGGAGATGGCGGCGGGCATTGTGCCAGAGTCAGTCAAGAAGGCGACACAACAACCAAAGAGCTCATGAAGCTGAGTTGTAACATTTGATGAGCGGGATGAAAACTCTGTACAAAATCTGTACCAATTACTATATCATGACACATTGTGCTTTTAATCCATTGACGAATACCTCGACAGTCTGTGTCAGAGCTCTATCAAATTACCTGCTCCAAGGACAGCCGACGTCCATCTATATAAACTCAAAGGTATCACCGCGCTCCTGAATCATCTTGCCCACTCTCTTGGAGCCCACGATGCGCTCCAGCTTCATGACATCATACTTGGAAAACACAACCTTGACACTCCCCTGACCAGGCTCAAGCCTCATGTCCTGTTCACTCTTGCTCAGGTACCCGCCCGCGATCTCATTGTAGAAGATGGGATTGTCGGGTAGTCCGTAGAAGATGACACGCTGCACGCCGCGGAGCTGATACCGTCTGAAGTGGTGAGCTCGTTCAGTGTACAGTAGAACACGGTGGCGGCCGTTAAGGAAGTGGGAGCGTGCACGAGATGCCTCAGGGACGTCTGCATACTCTGAGATTGCTCCAAACGTGACATTCTCGACAGCAGTTGAGGTCGCAAAGTAGTTGCGCACACGGACAAAGTCGAGGTATGAAGGGATGAAGATAAGAGTTCCAGTAGCATCCTTTGCCCGCTTGGCCAGCGAAGGCACAATGGCCGAGGTAAAGTACTCAAACCTGGCATCAGGGTCCTTGTCAACCGAGCTAGACTGGAACCGCGAAAAGGTCTGCTTCAGCTTGACGCCGAGCTGTGACAGTGACCCGGGGTATTCAGGCTGCAGGCGGACCTTTCCAGCCCAGTTATGACAGTGCTGTCTAAGCAACTCGGAGAGCTCGGGCGTGTTAAAGGCAGACAGGACGATGGTCTGTCTAAAGTACTTTGCCCAGTCCTCCAGGTACCAGTTCCTCACACGGCTAAAGTCGCAGCCGTGGGCGTCCTTGGGCTGAAGGTTGAGGTGCTCAAAGATGAACTCGACGTGCTCCCAGTTCTGCATGAGGAGAGCATCGGCCTGGTCCACAACCACCATCTCAATTGAGCTTAGGAAGTCAAAGTcaagcttcttgtcctcttcAGATCCAATGGCCATTCGAAGACCGAGAGGACTGGCAAAGAGAATGTCCGAGTTGTAAAACTGCGAAAAGTACTTGATCGTCTTGCGGGTAAACTTCATGCCCAGACGGAACATGTCGTCATCGCTGCCCTCAAAGAGATCTCGAAAGTCAGCTGGCCTGTCATCGCCaaacttggcctccttgtcgACGTAGCCTTCTTCGAAGCGTTTGCGGTTTTCTTGCTGGTCTGGCTCGCAGAGATCACGAATAATGTTGACAATTCGGAGACACGAGTTGCGAgtggggaggaggaagagcacCTTCGGACGGGTGAAGCCCTGGTCTCGAAGCTCCAGTTCCGTATCCTGTCCTTCCTTGGCCAGCTTGTAGTTATTCTTGATGACTCGATCTCGTGTCCTTGTCTGGGTTAGCAATTGGGCCCGGAGTCTTGGTGATTGGGCAACTTACTTGAAGACGTGGTTGAGGGCATGGAGACATGTCAACTTTCGCAAGGAATCCGAGTTCCGAACGGTGCGGTCGCAATGCAAGACATCGCTATAGTTGAAGAGCAATGGGCTGAACGCGCGCTGCGCAGCATCGAACTCGCCAATCTTGCGGGCTGCcgtctccttgagcttctgcttCAGGCTGAGCCCGTCCAGACCGGCCATAGGTTTGGGTACCTCGGATCCTGCATCCGAGCTGGGATATGTGACGGTGGCTCTTAGATTCTGTATCAAGGCCCTCTTGGTCGCCCACTCCCCCTTTTGTACTGCCTTGACTCTCTTTGCGACCGTGTCGTCGTCGGGATGCGCAAAATGCGTGTCGAAGGGATCCATTAGGTTGTCCTCATCTTCTgaatcgtcgtcgtcgtcttctatTTGCTCCTCGGCGTCTTGATCCTCAAGCTCTTCCTCGGCTCGGTCaagatccttctcttcctcttcttcgtcggcctcctcctcgtcatctgaGGACTCATCAGGctgtccttgagcttcttggtgttCCAATTTCCgtcgcttggccttgggtgCGTTGCTTTCGGTGAAGCTCTGCAGAAGAGCCATGTAGGGTTTAGAAGATGTCtgctcatcttcatcgtcgtcggcgtcTGAATCGACATCCTCCATCACTTCGTCTTCAGGAGCAGACTCTGCTTCGGAACCAGAACTTTCTGACctgggaagaagagaattAGTATGAGAATTATTCGGAAGCATGAGAAGAGTAATGTATTTGGTAGACTTACTCATCATTATCTGCGAGTCGAGCTCCATCGAATCGTCGATTAGGTCCAAACCGGCTGGTTGCTCTTCCTCTGCCTCGACCGCCTCGACCTCTCCCCCGACCTCCACGGCCTCTGAAGttgcctcctcttccacggGGGGCCATGTTGCCTAACCAAGTATCGAATCACCTTAAAACAAAGAAAAGTGGTTCAAAATTCGACCGTTGAGACTTGCAAAAAGCGTCCGTCGCGGttgcaagaaaaaaaagttgtGAGGCTACCTCAGCCTTGCCATCACAAGCCACAATTTGGTGGGGTAATGTGGATCACCTTCTCGGCACACGCCACAAGCCCGGTCTTATCTCTAATCTTAGCGCGCACAACCCCAGCGCCCGTCCCGCCAAACCAACCTGCAAATCTTCAAAATTTGGACGGCATCGCGAAACTCCGGCCCGGCCTCTGATCTGAACCTCGTGGTTTAACCTCCTACCTCTCCTCTCCACCTACACCAcaatcctcctcctcacccccCGCCAGCCCCGAGATCAGTTGCCCAGTATGGCTGCTGCTACCGAGAGCTTCATCCACCTCGCGAGGCCTCTGGCGCCCAATACCGTCGGACTCCAGACTAACCTTGCCCCGCTCACGGTCAACATCCAGCCTCAGGTACGATTGCGATAACCCCTCTCGCCTCGGCGCCTCGATATATGCATCCTGAGCCCGTCTGGATATCCTCTGCAAGGGACTGCCTTGGCTAACTGGACCTTTGTCTGTCCTCTAGGCCgtcctctccatcctcgaccACGCCGTCCGACGAGACATCCGAGACACCCAATCCACCCGAGTCATCGGCGCCCTCGTCGGCACCCGCTCTGAAGATGGCACCGAAGTCGAGGTCCGCTCCTGCTTCGCCATCCCTcacaccgaggaggaggaccaaGTCGAGGTCGATGTCGAGTACCAGAAGAACATGCTCGCCCTGACCCTCAAGGCCTCCCCCCGCGAGCACCTCCTCGGCTGGTACACCACCTCGCACGAGCTCAACAGCTTCAGCGCCCTCATCCAGAACTTCTTCGGCAGCCCTGACACGGGCACCTTCCCCCACCCCGCCATCCACATGACCATCTCCACCGAGCCCGGCGAGGACATCCAGACCCGATGCTACATCAGCGCCCCCGTCGCCGTCAACGCCGAGCGGGCTGCCGACAGCTGCCTCTTCATCCAGGTTCCCCACAAGGTCCTCTACGGTGATGCCGACCGAAGCGCCCTCGAGACCATTGCCAGCGCCAAGGATGCCGAGTCACGGACAGCTCCCCTCGTCTCCGACATTGAGGGCCTCGGCCGATCTATCGAGCAGACaatcaacctcctcgaccgGGCGAGCGAGTGGATCAACGGCGTcctcgatgaggatgaggagcccAACAACGCTATTGGCCAGTACCTCATGAACGCCCTGTCCCTGGCCCCCAAGGTCGACCCCGAGCAGATCGAGCACGACTTCAACAACCACATCCAGGATGTTCTCATGGTCAGCTACCTGGCCAACACCATCCGCACCCAGATCGACCTTTCTCAGCGACTGGCCGTTGCCAACCTGACCAGCCccgagaaggagggtgagggcaagtccgaggagaagggtggcCAGCGGGGAGGCaagcgaggaggacgaggcggcGGTCGCAGCGGAGGTCAACAGCGTGAGCCCCGGGAACCCCGCGAGCCCGCTGAGTAAAGGGGTaagagggaagagagaggaaagagtcgagtcgagtcgaggttCTAGATATCGGAGCCCAGGGTAGAAGAAAGCGATGTCCCGACGACAACCACTAAAAAGTCTAGGATATCCCTCCCTGAGAGGCATGTGATATGAAGGCACGGGTTATTGTGTTACAATAAAATCATGGCGTTGCGGTAGGCTTGAGAATTAGGTATGGCACCCGGGGCCATAGAACTGAATTCAACCGTCATATAAAACTATCTTTTCCCCCAgttctgtctgtctgtctgtctgtatGAATGAATCAATGACCTCTACCCCCCTGCCAAGAAGAATTATGTCAAAGTGGAATTGACTCATCTAGTAAATTGGGCCGCAGCCTACAAATTCATGTCATCCATCCTATCCACCGATAACGCCAAGATGCTAAGTATGCCGTGTACGCCTTAATGGGTCTCCCGCCTTTGAACACCATGTGATGCTTCCCcctcctttttttttgtAGTGTATGAGTATCAAATTCCAGTGGCTGGCTTCTGAGGTAGAGTCGCCGGGTTGCCGTACGTCGGCAGATGTGAAAAGGCCTGATTCGGCCCCTGTGTCATGTTGGGTCGGTTAGGGATATGTGCCGGAGGGTTGTGAGGGAGGGGCTGGGGAGGAGCCATATGTTGCGGGTTCTGTGGCATGGGGGGTGGTGGAGGTGCATGCTGAACATGGGCCACATGCGGAGAGTGATATGCTGGCATAGAGCTGCTGGACCCCTGCCTCACCATGCCATACCCGCCGCCATATGGCTGGGGCATTGGCTGTTGATAGCCGCCAGGGTATGCAAGGTGAGGCGATCCGACCTGAGGGCTGCCATGATGTGATCCAGGAGCAGTGAATGGTGGCTGTGGAGGCGGAACAGGAGCCATGCCGCCTCCGGGGACAAACGACTGCGTCTTTGGGTTGAAGGCGTGGTTGCGGTTGTAGCTACCTGGGATTGGGTGCTGGCTCTTGGGGTCGTTGGGGTTGGCGTTTGCCGGAAGCTGACCAAACGCATACGGGATCCCCATGTGTCCTTGAGGCCCGCCTGGGGCAGGTCCCCTAGGTTGGGGTTGATACTGGGCGGGGGGAGCAAACCCAGGCTGCCAAGCGGGTTGCTGTGGTCCAGTTGGGGGCACAGGAGCACCGTACGTGGTCATAGGACTTCCATTAGATGGGTAGCGTGGCTGGTTGGCCTGAGGAGCATACTAAGAGGCGTTAACGCCCAAACGACGAGTCTCATCAAGTTGGGACAACATACCGGAGGCATAGCATATGGAGGATAGGGCTGGTTAGGCACCATACCCGGCATCGCGGGATACCCAGGGCCCTGCTGAGCATAGACGGGACCCATCTGGCCTTGATACGGCGCGGGTGGCGGTCCTTGGGCACCATATTGAGGGTTGGGTGGCGTCATGTACTGAGGTTGCGGTACCCAAGTCTGTTGCTGAGGGCCCCAGTAAGCTGTGTACTGATTCCTTGAGTCGAAGCTGTCGGAATCGTCACGTCGCTGCTTGCCGGTTTTGCCTCTCTTGCCTAGATTCGACTTGTCTTTGGCGGACATGGAGCTGGCCCTTGACACTCCGTTATCGCCATCGTTTTCTAGACTTTAGTTAGTGCGATTCTTGGCATGATGATATTCAATCCAATCCTTACCTGTGACATTCTCCTCTGAACTACCGAAAATGCGTTCTCGAGCTAGCTTGTAGAGCTCTTCGCGCTCTTCTCTTGTCAACCTAGGTAGTCGTGGGTTAGTTTCGACTGTACATAGTGGATTGGGTTGATTTACGAACTTTTGATTGGCAGCTGCTGGCTTATCCTTGGAGTCGCTGCCAGTCTCGGAGGTTGGCTTAGAGGGACTAGCACTTGGGCCGCCCTCACTATCCTGACCGCGCCGCATGATCTTCCTGGGCAGCACGGCCGGTGGTGgagtgctgctgctggacgTGTTGGGGTTCGGATTGATGAGCGCCAGTGACGTAGGAACTCGACAAAAAGGTGTTCTGAAAATCCGCACAGATCCAACATGAGGCTCAAAGGAATGCGTCATATGGTAATAATCAGCCAACTTGTGGGTTAGCATCCTGCAGAATGAGTTGGACGGCGGGAGGTCCATATAGGGTTCCCTAGAAGAGGGGGTTAGTACTACTCGAGATGAGGTGGGACATGAGAGCGCACTTGGAATCCTGAACAAAATCGATGACTTGCTTCTCCAATCGTAGCAGGAAGAGCCGATCCTTAGGCGAGGCCATGGCTTCAAGCAGTTTTTCATCGGGCGCTTGTCTATAAATGACGTTGAGGGCATCTGAAGAGCCGCCGACACCGAGAGGGGCGCCGGGAGGCTGCTCGGACGACGAGCTTTGAGGGGTCAAAACACCCTGAACCACGACGCCTGGCGCAGGCTGGGGATGCCTACGCTCTGGGATGTCCCCAAGAGGATTGCCTCGCGCCCTGGCAGCCAGCTCGGATCCCATGCGTGAGCCGGCAAGTAGAGAGCCGCGGATAGAGAAcgcatcgtcgtcttctgcGGCCGCCTTGACGCTGGCGCTGTCGTCTGGCCTGAGAGACTCTTTCTCGTCGAGTGCAAAGGTTGTTCCCGAGGTGATGCTCTTTCCGTCCAGACTCGGAGGTTTGGTGCCAAGCTCAGAGCTGGAGTCGGCCCTTTGAGAATCGTCGGATCCGCTGTCCCTGCCAGTCACGATCGTCGGTCGCTCAGGAGCTAGGGGTCCGCTGCCGTTGACAACAAGACTGGGCGCCTTTTCTCTGAGGCTCAAGTCATTCAAGGAACCCGCGACGTTATCTACACCGCCCCTCTGCTCGACCGTATTGGTAGTAACTCGGGGCTGCGGCGAGGGCGTCTTCCCAGTTGGTGCCTTGCCTGATCGGCCATTCACAATGACGGGCGCGGTAGATGTGGGCGGCAATGTCGAAGCCATGGGGGACTCTTTTGACGGTGTGGCTATCCGTCGCAGCGCAGGAGGCGCGGAATCTTTTGATACGGAGGCGGCAACCTGTTGCAGAGAACAAATTAGTCGTGTCAAACAAGTGACGGGATTTCCCTCCTCGAGACAGGAGAACCATGTACAGCGAGGAGAGACGAGACAGTGGGCGGCAAGCTACCTTGGCGAACGAGGGTTTTGGAAGATCAGGAGACACTTGGGccgtggccatgatggacggCGATGGGGGCTATAAAGCCAACCCAGAGAGCGCGGTGGGTAGAAAGGCAAGAAGATATGAGACAGGCACAACGAAAGCAGCAGTCGACCAGGTGCGAGATGAGGCTGCAACTTTTtgaggctgcggctgcggctgcggcggtGACGACAAGGCGATGGATAGGAACAAGGAAACGACAGGACGGGATcgggagaaaaaaaaatcaagAAGCAGAATCGATCGAAGAGGACCAGCAGAAGGAAAACGGAGTCTCGGTGCTCATCGTCGTGTTGTAAAAGGCATTGTTCTCCAGCTGATGGGGGGGAGGTttccgaggaggaggaggggtcGCTGGTGGTGGTACGCCGTTTTGGCTGATTCTGGCCGCGGGCggttggtgctggtgctggtgctgtctGTGTTTTTTTGCAGTTCAGTTGCAGTGACTGAGTGAGACGGGATCGGAATCGGGAGGTTGAGGCAACGCCCTGTGACGCCCGGGTCCCAAGGCCAGGCGAACGGCGGGAGAAGAATGGGCACGCGGAGGGttgaggaggacaaggccgagatggaggcgAGCGAAAGCGATCGATCAGGCAAACGGAAGACGAAGGAGAGGAAAAGACGCGGCGGCCAATCTGACAATGGAACCTAGGCGGCCCGGGGCGCAAGACGGGGCGATGCGATGACGGAGGATTAGTGGAAGAAGGGTTTTGGATGGAGGGGAGCAGCAGCGCAGGAGGTAACAAAGGAGGACCCGCGCACAGTGAGAGCTAGAACCCAGGGGACAGGGACGGGCGCTGCCCTGACAATGGACGGAGCGATGACCACCCGCTGAAGACGGGACGGCCGCTGAAAGGCGGGAGTGGAGGACCGCTGAAGGAGCCTGGGCCACTAGAAAGTGCAGATTTCCAGCGGCATGCGATGGACGGCCAGTCAAAGCAAAGGGGGATTTGACTGTGGAGGTTATTGCTGGGACCAAGAAAATTATCCTACTGTGCTCTTCTGCGTATGGCTCCAGCTGCCGCTGTCATCCAATTGCAATTACAGCGCAGGCAAATCAGTGTGCAACAATTCGCGTTTGTACACTCGGGATAGACACCGACCGCTTGGTCTTTTCCACAAGCGGGCCGAAGAGAGCACAAACTCTGGGCAAGCGAAGCATCAAGAGACCAAGCAAAGGAGGAATACTCCTGAGAGTATCCGTACACCTCCAATATGCCCCTGTTCAGGGACTCCTGTGTGGTGCCTTCCGTGCATGCAGGCTCGAGACGAGAGAAAGGATGATTATGTAACCAGTCACTTTTTGATTTTTGAGCCCGACCCTGAGCCAAGCCTGGTCAGACCTCCTGCAGCACTTTCGCCCAGGATCTCCCCAGGATGTTTTCTCAGCTATTGCATTATGCTGGACACTCGAAGCGCCTCTCCAGGTGATACGACCAGACTCGTCTGCTTGCTGCCCTACTGACATCTGTCGTAATTCCTCTG
This region of Fusarium falciforme chromosome 5, complete sequence genomic DNA includes:
- a CDS encoding U3 small nucleolar RNA-associated protein 25; this encodes MAPRGRGGNFRGRGGRGRGRGGRGRGRATSRFGPNRRFDGARLADNDESESSGSEAESAPEDEVMEDVDSDADDDEDEQTSSKPYMALLQSFTESNAPKAKRRKLEHQEAQGQPDESSDDEEEADEEEEEKDLDRAEEELEDQDAEEQIEDDDDDSEDEDNLMDPFDTHFAHPDDDTVAKRVKAVQKGEWATKRALIQNLRATVTYPSSDAGSEVPKPMAGLDGLSLKQKLKETAARKIGEFDAAQRAFSPLLFNYSDVLHCDRTVRNSDSLRKLTCLHALNHVFKTRDRVIKNNYKLAKEGQDTELELRDQGFTRPKVLFLLPTRNSCLRIVNIIRDLCEPDQQENRKRFEEGYVDKEAKFGDDRPADFRDLFEGSDDDMFRLGMKFTRKTIKYFSQFYNSDILFASPLGLRMAIGSEEDKKLDFDFLSSIEMVVVDQADALLMQNWEHVEFIFEHLNLQPKDAHGCDFSRVRNWYLEDWAKYFRQTIVLSAFNTPELSELLRQHCHNWAGKVRLQPEYPGSLSQLGVKLKQTFSRFQSSSVDKDPDARFEYFTSAIVPSLAKRAKDATGTLIFIPSYLDFVRVRNYFATSTAVENVTFGAISEYADVPEASRARSHFLNGRHRVLLYTERAHHFRRYQLRGVQRVIFYGLPDNPIFYNEIAGGYLSKSEQDMRLEPGQGSVKVVFSKYDVMKLERIVGSKRVGKMIQERGDTFEFI
- a CDS encoding Eukaryotic translation initiation factor 3 subunit F, translated to MAAATESFIHLARPLAPNTVGLQTNLAPLTVNIQPQAVLSILDHAVRRDIRDTQSTRVIGALVGTRSEDGTEVEVRSCFAIPHTEEEDQVEVDVEYQKNMLALTLKASPREHLLGWYTTSHELNSFSALIQNFFGSPDTGTFPHPAIHMTISTEPGEDIQTRCYISAPVAVNAERAADSCLFIQVPHKVLYGDADRSALETIASAKDAESRTAPLVSDIEGLGRSIEQTINLLDRASEWINGVLDEDEEPNNAIGQYLMNALSLAPKVDPEQIEHDFNNHIQDVLMVSYLANTIRTQIDLSQRLAVANLTSPEKEGEGKSEEKGGQRGGKRGGRGGGRSGGQQREPREPREPAE
- a CDS encoding MICOS complex subunit MIC12, producing the protein MGFTTGFTGGVTLTLSLAYLSVLAHQRTREQQGQALRSQALAIQGLIDPFPPLPPPTRSEVAAAQRANAVEVAKERWNTEVMNAVHWVQRTDWVEVREGLEDTASRLWSRAFGNPSEGAESTIKPIVKEEAAKLGEASGKVAAAAKSAFQKVKAESKEFAHAALDHSKDKENVDIAQEDGSVAVPVLSPVERALQQRFVKPEAEPKQTVEEVLKERYTPMDKRDNTQLRGV